A segment of the Nitrospirota bacterium genome:
TCTGGACCGCCAAAGGCGACGGCACCTTTGACGTAGCCACCTTCCGTCCTTGGGAGGGCTACGGTATGAATCGCGGCACCTGGCTCACCGGCGATTTCAATCAGGATGGTAAGACCGACCTGGTGCATGCCGTGCAAGACACCGACTACGTCCACATCTGGACCGCCAAAGGCGACGGCACCTTTGACATAGCCACCTTCCGTCCCTGGGCCGGCTATGTCATTTCCACAGGGAGATGGCTAACCGGAGATTTTAATGGGGACGGGAGAACGGACCTCTTCCATGCCATCGAGCAAGCAGGCTACGCAAACATCTGGGCGTCACGTGAGAATGGTGGATTTGACGTCACAACCTTTTCCCCCTGGCAAGGCTACGACGCTTCAGACGGCATATGGGTAGTTGGCGATTTCACCGGCGACAAGATGTCTGACGCATTTCATTTTCGCCACGGAGTTAAAAACTCTGTTCTCTGGGTATCCACCTGGCCACGACAGAATCAAATTTTCCTTGAGGGCATAGAAGTGACACAGTCGATCCAACGAATGGATAACAGCGTGCCCCTCATTGCATGGAAGGAGACGGTTGCCAGGGCTTATTTTACCGGCCTATTCCAGAATCCGCGACGGATCGACGCTACATTGAAGATTAAGCTCTCCGACGGAACGATCGACTACCTTGTGGCGACGGGAGCGGTCGTAGATCCGGCCGATAATTTTAATCTCAAACGGAAACGCGAAGCGCCCCTCTCGAGGCATAAGAGTCTGGTATTCCCGCTTCAAGCATGGCTCAAACCCAACACGCGATGGGCCAGGCCAGGCATGAGCGTAACCCTTACCATTTTCGAGGTACGGGACAGCGACACGGGCTCTCTCATAACCTGCTCCAATTGCAACACATCAGTAACCGTCCCTTTCATCGATTCTGCTCCTCTGGTGGTCGATCTCATTGGCTTCTACTCCGACAAATCGACAACCGCCATCCTCCCAAGAGATCTGGATAAGGCGCTAGTTAGTTCTTGGCTCGGTCGCGCCTACCCCACCTATTACGCCTTTGCCTCGGCGAGAGAAGTGCAAGCGACAGACAAGGATTTCAATCCGACTGGTCCTTCTGATTGCCGATCAGTACTCCTGGAACTTGAGACGCTCCGTGCATCCGACGCATTGTCTAATGATCCAACCTATACAAACTATCGGAAACGATACTACGGCCTTGTCTATGATCAAGGAAGCCACGACGTCGAAGCTACAAGTTCCAAAACGTTCATATCCGGCTGCAATGGGGGAAAGATTGAACCAACTCAGCTGGTGAAACTCCCGGTCGCAGCTGGCTCAACGGGTCGATGGAATTGGAAATGGGATAACGATACACCAAGCGAGACCTCCTATGGAGACTGGTACACGGGCCATGAGTTGGGGCATACCTTCGGACTCTCCCATGTCGATGCGCGCCTGCCACTCCGCGATGAAAAAAATACGAGTTGCGATGACCCTTCTGAACCTCACGACCCGTACCCGTTCAAATTCGGGCAACTTTCCCCTTTCATTGATCCGACTCTATCCGATGATTCTGGTGATTTCGTTGGATTTGATACTGGTGCGCAGGCGATTGCTGCGCAGGTGGGAGACCCGTACCAAGGAGTGGCCATGCAAGTGTTGCCCGGAGAGACCTACCATGACGTGATGACCTATTGCCGGTACAAATGGCTCAGCCCTCGGACATATCAGGTTATCCAAGATCGACTCAATTTTGAGAAAAAGTCGGTTGATGATATCTATGCCTTTAAGAAATGGCTCCGAGACATTATCGAAGGCATCTCCCCTCACGGCGGACGATTGGACAGCAGTGAAGGAAGCAGCAGGCCTTCGAAGAAGGATCCGGTAGGCCCGCAAGCGATCATCGGCTCTGCCGATGCCCAAACAATTAAACTGGGACACACAGAACCGCCCGCAGTGGTGCGAGGCAGCGATACTCCATCACCTATGCGTCAGGGACGGGATCTAAGACCTGAGCCATTGGCCCCAGCCATGGCTCAGGCGCAATCAGCGATGTCCGCACCGGCAAGATCAATTTCTCGAGCTGAGCCGGCCACGTTGTCCCCTGCTTCAATCCGATATGGTCTTGTGATTGTAGACAAGAACGCGGCTCCCATCCCCGTGACACCGCCATTCGACGTGAGAACAGGAAACCTGGTCCAAATCATCGCGTCAGTCAACTTAACCCAATCCAGCGGGGACTTCGCATATGTCACGCGCGTGTCCGAAGCCGTCATTCCGCGGTCATCAGAAAAGACTGATGCATCTATTCGCATGCTCGATGCCGCATGCAAAGCCCTCAGCGATGACCATCCAGTGCCGGTCGGTTGGATACAACACGAAACGCCCGCAAAGGAGAAAACGGGATTGATCGACGCCGTGGTAGAGTTGCATCCAAAAACAGCTTACCTGCAACTGGTCTGGACAGGAAAACCCGTCTCGACCCGCGCCGTGAGCGCCAATGCGCCGAAGTTCACATCGATCACGCTCCCGAAAGAGCCGTTTCACAAGGATGCCGTGGTGACATGGGTAGCCTCGGACAGTGACGACCAGGCCCCCGAGCTTCCAGGATGTGTCGATCCCCCTGCCAAACAAGTGCCCTTGAGCTATAGCGTCTTACTCACACGCGACGAAGGCCTGACCTGGGAAACGATTGCCATGGGCCTCACAAATCCCTCACTACACCTCATACCAGATCAGCTTCGCGGACTTTCGAGCCTCACGATTCGCGTATTTGCGAACGACGGGATCAACAGTGCGAGCAAAACGAGTACGACCTTAGAGCTTGTGAAGCAGTAGGCACAGATCGTGTTTGGATTCGCTCTGGCAAATGAGAGAAGACACCAAAAGCAACAGAGGATTCAGATTATACGGGTCACGAGGGAAGCTTCACAGTCGGCTTAAGAATATCTCACCAAGGGGGGCAACGCGATGAATGCTAAAAGCTCGGTTTTGCTCGTGTTCGGGTTCGCCTCGTTATCGTGCTTCTTTTCTCAGGCAGCCCAGGCTCAGACTGTGAATGTCACGATCCAGGACAATTCTGGTGCAGTCTGTGCGCTTCCTACAGCGGCTAAGACTGTCTTACTACCATCAACCCCTCCTGCTCCCTGCGCAGCCTACAGCGGCTTTTCGATTGCAGGTATCGGTGCCGGTGCCAGAGTCACTGATGGCGGCGCGAACGATGCAACCGAGGATGTGCTTCTTCTGCGCGGGACCGTGATCACGGCGACCGCGGCGAATGTAACGGGCAAGATTACCTTCTGGGCAACAGACTTTACATCCGGCCCGACAGGCCCGTCCAATTACGAGACCACGGCCAAAGGCACATTGACTCGGTCGAATGGGACAAGAGCAGCGAAGGATAGTTGGATCAAGATCAGCGGCTACTGGCAGCAGCTTAACTGGGACGAGATGGGGACTCAACAGTCCCACTATGTGTCTAGCGAACTTCCAGTGTCATACGGAACGATCAACAAAGCGACGGCGGAACTCTACAGCCCAAGCGTCACCAACCGCGGGCTCAAAGGCTATGTCGAGTTCTTCCTCAAGAACAGTGGGGACAAACTCACGTTTTCAGATGGGACAACCGATGGGGTGCGAGTGCGGTATGCGACTCCGGGCGGCGAAGGCAGTTGCCCTCCTGGCTTAACGTGCAACGAAGATCCAGAACTATGCCGTGCCGGCCCTCCGGCTTGCCCGGAAGGGTCTCAATGTCTTTCCTGCGTTAAAGAATCGGAGAGAACATGGTTTAGCAAGTGGTTGTGTAGCATGGGGATAAGATGCCCTGCTTGCATCATTCCAGACCTTGAGACCACGGGGGAAGTAAAATTTGAGAAGACCATCAAGAAATAGTAATTTTCGCCTGGCACAAGCGCATCATGCGGAGAATATGGTGAAGATTCTTCACGCTCTCCAAAGATCATGTTGTCCTTTGGTGCGGCGTATCGATCAAGCGATTTAAAGTTTCGCGAAAAAGAACTCCGTTGGTTTTTGCGTAGCACCTGGCAACCTTGTGGAATGGACGGCTTTATTTGAACAAGGGAGGGCCTGGACATGGCTCAACAGTGGCTGACATTCCCTGGCGCAATCGCGAGTCGGCTAGCTGCGATTACCATCGGAGTCCTGCTTAGTGTGACTGAAATTCTGACGCCGGTTACCAGCCAGGCGCAGATGAGATCGGCTATTGTGTCTGACGGAACTCTGCCTACACCAACCGCGGTGACTCAAGTTGGCAATGTGTATAACATCAATGGAGGGACAATCCGAGGGGGCAACCAGTTCCAGAGTTTTGACGTGTTTTCGGTCGGGACCGGTGATATCGCCAGCTTCAACGGACCCAGCGGTATTACCAACATCCTCAGCCGAGTCACCGGTCTTCAATCAGGGCTGCAACAGTCGCTCATCGATGGAACGCTGCAGACCTCGATACCTGGGGCGAATCTATTCTTAATGAATCCCGCCGGAGTCGTGTTTGGACCCAATGCCACGCTAAATGTGAGCGGTTCGGTCACCATCACCTCCGCCGACTATCTCCGGCTTGGAGAAACAGGCCGGTTCAATGCCACTCCAGGAGTTGCAGATGCGCTCTTGAGCGCCGCTCCCGTCGCAGCCTTTGGATTTATCAATCCAACTCCCGCTCCCATTACCGTGCAGGGAAGCTTTCTGAATATCCCCATTACAACAGATCCCGAAACGAGCCAACCCGTCGGCCACGCTCTTTCGCTCGTCGGTGGAGACATTACGGTCGCCGCTGATCCCTTAACTGGAACCCCCAGTTATCTTTCAGTCCCCAGCGGACAAATCGCTCTTGTTAGTGTCGCATCTCCCGGCGAAGTCCTCTCGCCATCACTTCAGAGCGGAGCGAACGTCACGATGGGAACGATCCGTCTCCAAGAATTTTCCATCCTCGATGTGTCCGGCAGCACACTCGAAGGCGATGGGCATGCAGGAACTATACGCATTAGAAGCGGGCAGCTCGTCATGGATAGCGCCATCATCCTTGCCGACACAGTAAGCGGTATCAGCGGGAACAACCTGGGGGTCAGTATCGTCACGCAGGGTGACGTCTTCCTCGCCAATACAAGCTTGATCTTGACTGAATCATTCGGAGCAGGGCGATCCGGAGACATCGAGATCAGTGCGCGGAATGTGACCATCGCAGACGGCTCGCTCGTGCAAACGATCACTACCGATGTCGGCCAGGGAGGAAACATTACCGTCAATGCATCGAATTCCGTGGCTGTAACCGGGACGGATAGCTCTGGGAATCCCAGCAACATCCAGACTCTTACCTTTGGCACAGAGAATGGTGGCTCAGTCAGCATTGTCGCTTCGTCGCTGAATGTCAGCGACAATGGATTCCTTCAGACGGCCTCGTTCGGGTCAGGGAATCCGGGGTACGTGTCCATCCTTTTAGGAAATGATCTGAATGTCACAAGCGGGGGCAGGATTTCGAGCGACGGCGGCGGAGTCACGTCCGGGAATATCACTATTACCGCTGATCAGGCATTCATTTCCGGGCAGTCAGACCAAGGTCGAAGCCGCATTGAGAATAAAAACGGGACAGAGCGGACTGGTAACATTGAATTTAATGTCCGTGATCTCATCGTGACGGATGGCGCCAGAATCAACAACGAAGGGCCAGGACAGAGCGGAAACATTACAATTGTCGCAACTGAGTCAGTCTCAGTTTCCGATCAGGCAAAGATTCGCATGGTAACGGATTCTGGTCCAGGAGGTGTCCTGGATATTTCTGCACCGACCTTTACCATGGATCAAGGGATTCTCCAGACGTTGGCTGTCAGGTCCGGAGACGCGGGAGCAATCACCCTGAATGCCGACAACGTAACGCTCAGGGGGAGCCAAATCAACAGCCAAACGGTGCAGGGCCTCGGAAGGGGCGGAGACGTGACAATCAATTCAACCAATATGGTCAAACTATTTGGACAGTTTACCGGCAGTGAAACAGACATTGCAGGTCCGGCAGGCATTTTCACGACAACAGCAGGGTTGGGAGCTGAGGCCGGTTCCGTTCTTGTGAAAGCAACGGCCGTGGAGCTTTCTGAAGGAGCCAGAATAAATAGCAGTACATTTGGCGCTGGCAATGCAGGGACTATCACAGTGCAAGGCCTCGCCAGCCCGGCTGATTCCATAACCATCAACGGCTCTGGTAGCGGCCTGTTCACCGATACACAAGGGTCTGGCGCGGGCGGCAACATCACCGCCTGGGCGAATCAGGTGCAACTCTCCAACGGCGCGACGATCTCATCGAAGACCAGCGGCTCGGGGAACGCTGGTAACATTCTGGTCAAGGCCAACGATGTTGCGATGAGTGGCGGCGCGACCATCACGGCCGCCTCGACCGGCGCCGGCAACGCCGGAACCGTAACGATTCAAGGCACGAACAGCCCGGCCAATTCCATCGTCATCGCGGGCGTTGGCACCGGCCTCTTCACCGACACGCAGGCCACCGGCGCGGGAGGCAACATCGATCTCAACGCACGCACGATCACCCTCCAGAACGGCGGGACAGTCTCGGCCAACAGCTCCGGTACCAACACTAACGCCACAGGCGGCTCGATTACGATGAACGCAACGGATCAAGTCACGATGACCGGCGGCAGCGCGATCACGGCCACCAGCACCGGCCCCGGGAACGCGGGCAATATCTCGATCAATGCGGGCCAGCAATTCGACATGCGCGACAGTTCCATCAACACCGAATCCTCCCAGGCCAGCGGCGGGAATATCGATGTACAGGCGATTGCTCAGGTACGACTCGTGAACAGTACCATCAGCACCTCCGTCCTTGGCGGCAGCGGCAGCGGCGGAAATATTACGATCGATCCGAACGTGGTGGTGCTGCAGAACAGTCAGATTATCGCGCAAGCGATCCAAGGCGCCGGGGGGAATATTACAATCTTCACTCCCCTCTTCCTGGCCGACTC
Coding sequences within it:
- a CDS encoding FG-GAP-like repeat-containing protein — encoded protein: WTAKGDGTFDVATFRPWEGYGMNRGTWLTGDFNQDGKTDLVHAVQDTDYVHIWTAKGDGTFDIATFRPWAGYVISTGRWLTGDFNGDGRTDLFHAIEQAGYANIWASRENGGFDVTTFSPWQGYDASDGIWVVGDFTGDKMSDAFHFRHGVKNSVLWVSTWPRQNQIFLEGIEVTQSIQRMDNSVPLIAWKETVARAYFTGLFQNPRRIDATLKIKLSDGTIDYLVATGAVVDPADNFNLKRKREAPLSRHKSLVFPLQAWLKPNTRWARPGMSVTLTIFEVRDSDTGSLITCSNCNTSVTVPFIDSAPLVVDLIGFYSDKSTTAILPRDLDKALVSSWLGRAYPTYYAFASAREVQATDKDFNPTGPSDCRSVLLELETLRASDALSNDPTYTNYRKRYYGLVYDQGSHDVEATSSKTFISGCNGGKIEPTQLVKLPVAAGSTGRWNWKWDNDTPSETSYGDWYTGHELGHTFGLSHVDARLPLRDEKNTSCDDPSEPHDPYPFKFGQLSPFIDPTLSDDSGDFVGFDTGAQAIAAQVGDPYQGVAMQVLPGETYHDVMTYCRYKWLSPRTYQVIQDRLNFEKKSVDDIYAFKKWLRDIIEGISPHGGRLDSSEGSSRPSKKDPVGPQAIIGSADAQTIKLGHTEPPAVVRGSDTPSPMRQGRDLRPEPLAPAMAQAQSAMSAPARSISRAEPATLSPASIRYGLVIVDKNAAPIPVTPPFDVRTGNLVQIIASVNLTQSSGDFAYVTRVSEAVIPRSSEKTDASIRMLDAACKALSDDHPVPVGWIQHETPAKEKTGLIDAVVELHPKTAYLQLVWTGKPVSTRAVSANAPKFTSITLPKEPFHKDAVVTWVASDSDDQAPELPGCVDPPAKQVPLSYSVLLTRDEGLTWETIAMGLTNPSLHLIPDQLRGLSSLTIRVFANDGINSASKTSTTLELVKQ
- a CDS encoding filamentous hemagglutinin N-terminal domain-containing protein codes for the protein MAQQWLTFPGAIASRLAAITIGVLLSVTEILTPVTSQAQMRSAIVSDGTLPTPTAVTQVGNVYNINGGTIRGGNQFQSFDVFSVGTGDIASFNGPSGITNILSRVTGLQSGLQQSLIDGTLQTSIPGANLFLMNPAGVVFGPNATLNVSGSVTITSADYLRLGETGRFNATPGVADALLSAAPVAAFGFINPTPAPITVQGSFLNIPITTDPETSQPVGHALSLVGGDITVAADPLTGTPSYLSVPSGQIALVSVASPGEVLSPSLQSGANVTMGTIRLQEFSILDVSGSTLEGDGHAGTIRIRSGQLVMDSAIILADTVSGISGNNLGVSIVTQGDVFLANTSLILTESFGAGRSGDIEISARNVTIADGSLVQTITTDVGQGGNITVNASNSVAVTGTDSSGNPSNIQTLTFGTENGGSVSIVASSLNVSDNGFLQTASFGSGNPGYVSILLGNDLNVTSGGRISSDGGGVTSGNITITADQAFISGQSDQGRSRIENKNGTERTGNIEFNVRDLIVTDGARINNEGPGQSGNITIVATESVSVSDQAKIRMVTDSGPGGVLDISAPTFTMDQGILQTLAVRSGDAGAITLNADNVTLRGSQINSQTVQGLGRGGDVTINSTNMVKLFGQFTGSETDIAGPAGIFTTTAGLGAEAGSVLVKATAVELSEGARINSSTFGAGNAGTITVQGLASPADSITINGSGSGLFTDTQGSGAGGNITAWANQVQLSNGATISSKTSGSGNAGNILVKANDVAMSGGATITAASTGAGNAGTVTIQGTNSPANSIVIAGVGTGLFTDTQATGAGGNIDLNARTITLQNGGTVSANSSGTNTNATGGSITMNATDQVTMTGGSAITATSTGPGNAGNISINAGQQFDMRDSSINTESSQASGGNIDVQAIAQVRLVNSTISTSVLGGSGSGGNITIDPNVVVLQNSQIIAQAIQGAGGNITIFTPLFLADSTSLVSASSQFGLNGTVTIQSPTSNLSGSLGVLSSKTGQAQGLVTQRCAALANGQASSFVVAGREQLPADPGGWLTSPLAFAGLEPDRFYNDAVASAPMALTIQDTEMVSLRRITPPGFLLAHFAESEATGCRS